A genome region from Colwellia sp. Arc7-D includes the following:
- the cphA gene encoding cyanophycin synthetase, giving the protein MKMLSSNVYVGPNIYAHFPVIRHIVDIGILEKYPSVKLGTEFIDGLISNLPSLDQHGCSYGEPGGFIRRLKEDEGTWIAHIWEHVTLELQCVAGTEVTFGKTRTTGTAGEYNMVFQYKQRDVGLEAAILARKLLISLMPENVKAQLQTTIEDDFDFQQEMADFIRFAQRKQFGPSTQSLVDAAEKRDIPWLRLNEYSLVQFGHGKYQQRIQATITSETKHIAVEISCDKEDTHNLLNDLGLPVPQQRMAYSDVQAVKMAKSIGYPVVLKPLNANHGRGVSIDLTTEEQVITAFAFAREHGTSRAVLIESFLTGLDHRMLVVNGELVAVAKRVPGHVIGDGLNTISQLVDIINEDPRRGVGHEKVLTQLELDTQAMRLLEEADFTEETVLPKGEIFYLRSTANLSTGGTAIDMTDVVHPDNKTMAERAVQAVGLDVGGVDFLTADITQSYKDIGGGIVEVNAAPGFRMHVAPSEGKPRDVAGKVIDMLFPPALPTRIPIAGITGTNGKTTTSRMLSHILKNAGHVVGMTSTDGVYVDGQLSVKGDMTGPVSSQIVLRDPSVDIAVLETARGGIARSGLGYLESDVAACINVQEDHLGLRGIDTLEQLAEVKRIVVEVAKDSVVLNADDPHCLKMADHTKAKHICYVTMNTGHSLVREHIRAGGRAVVLEKGINGDMITIFDNGTHIPLLWTHLIPATLEGKALHNVQNAMFAAGLAYCLGKPLDSIQQGLRTFTTTFYQAPGRMNVFDEHNFRVILDYAHNADGVRCMSELASKLEVNGKRITVLAGPGDRRDEDIANIAKAAAGHFDIYICKADDNRRGRGVDEVPQMLAAALKAEGIKDSQIYCISDEVEAIEKGLELASADDLLMVFGDAITRCWKQIINFNGVNEPEHEAEQTPRQTVVSMLETNEPDTFVLETGMKIVTDERGVRLVSEHDEESD; this is encoded by the coding sequence ATGAAAATGCTCTCTTCCAACGTTTATGTTGGCCCTAATATTTACGCTCATTTTCCTGTGATTCGCCATATTGTAGATATTGGTATTTTGGAAAAGTATCCTTCAGTTAAATTGGGTACAGAATTTATTGATGGATTAATCTCAAACCTGCCAAGTTTAGATCAGCACGGCTGCTCATATGGTGAGCCCGGTGGCTTTATCAGACGATTAAAAGAAGATGAAGGTACTTGGATTGCCCATATTTGGGAGCATGTTACGCTTGAACTACAATGTGTAGCGGGTACAGAAGTTACTTTTGGTAAGACGCGCACTACCGGCACTGCTGGCGAATACAATATGGTTTTCCAGTATAAACAAAGAGATGTAGGTTTAGAGGCCGCAATTTTAGCTCGAAAACTCCTCATTTCATTAATGCCTGAAAACGTTAAAGCCCAGTTACAAACTACGATAGAAGATGATTTTGATTTTCAGCAAGAAATGGCTGATTTTATTCGCTTTGCACAACGCAAACAATTTGGTCCTAGTACCCAATCATTGGTGGATGCGGCAGAAAAACGCGACATTCCTTGGTTACGATTAAACGAATATAGCTTGGTTCAGTTTGGCCATGGTAAGTACCAGCAACGTATACAAGCCACTATTACCAGTGAAACCAAGCATATAGCAGTGGAAATATCCTGCGATAAAGAAGACACTCATAATTTACTCAACGACCTTGGCCTGCCAGTTCCACAACAACGTATGGCGTATTCAGATGTACAAGCGGTAAAAATGGCAAAAAGCATCGGTTATCCGGTGGTTTTAAAACCGTTAAATGCCAATCATGGTCGTGGTGTTTCGATTGATTTAACAACGGAAGAACAGGTAATAACCGCCTTTGCATTTGCCCGTGAGCATGGCACAAGCCGTGCCGTTTTAATTGAATCGTTTTTAACTGGATTAGATCACCGTATGTTAGTCGTTAATGGTGAATTAGTCGCGGTAGCCAAACGTGTGCCAGGCCATGTTATTGGTGATGGCCTTAATACTATTAGTCAATTAGTTGATATTATTAATGAAGATCCACGACGAGGTGTTGGTCATGAAAAAGTATTAACGCAGTTAGAATTAGATACCCAAGCCATGCGCTTATTAGAAGAGGCCGACTTTACCGAAGAAACAGTATTACCTAAAGGTGAAATATTCTACCTTCGCTCGACTGCAAACTTATCTACCGGTGGTACAGCCATCGATATGACCGATGTAGTACATCCTGATAATAAAACGATGGCTGAGCGAGCAGTACAAGCTGTAGGTTTAGATGTGGGCGGCGTTGATTTTTTAACTGCTGATATCACACAATCTTATAAAGACATTGGTGGCGGTATTGTTGAAGTGAATGCCGCACCAGGTTTTAGAATGCATGTCGCCCCAAGCGAAGGCAAGCCAAGAGATGTTGCCGGAAAAGTCATTGATATGCTGTTTCCACCAGCCCTACCTACGCGTATTCCTATTGCCGGTATTACGGGCACAAATGGTAAAACCACCACGTCGAGAATGCTCTCTCATATTTTAAAAAATGCCGGGCATGTTGTTGGTATGACTTCTACCGATGGGGTTTATGTTGATGGTCAGTTATCTGTTAAAGGTGATATGACAGGTCCAGTGTCATCGCAAATTGTGTTACGTGATCCTTCAGTAGATATTGCCGTGTTAGAAACCGCACGAGGCGGCATTGCCCGTTCAGGTTTAGGTTATTTAGAAAGTGACGTAGCCGCTTGTATCAATGTTCAAGAAGATCATTTAGGACTCAGAGGCATAGATACCCTTGAGCAACTTGCTGAAGTTAAACGTATTGTTGTTGAAGTGGCTAAAGACAGTGTTGTGCTCAATGCTGATGATCCACATTGTTTAAAAATGGCCGACCATACCAAAGCAAAACATATTTGTTATGTCACCATGAATACTGGCCATAGCTTAGTACGCGAGCATATTCGTGCTGGCGGTCGAGCGGTGGTATTAGAAAAAGGTATCAACGGTGACATGATCACTATTTTTGATAACGGTACTCATATTCCATTACTTTGGACGCATTTAATTCCGGCAACCTTAGAAGGCAAAGCACTGCACAATGTACAAAACGCTATGTTTGCAGCTGGTTTAGCTTATTGTCTAGGCAAGCCGTTAGATTCGATTCAACAAGGGTTAAGAACCTTCACCACCACCTTTTACCAAGCACCGGGTAGAATGAACGTATTTGACGAGCATAACTTTAGAGTGATACTTGATTACGCCCATAATGCTGATGGTGTGCGTTGTATGAGTGAGTTAGCTAGCAAGTTAGAAGTCAATGGTAAACGTATTACGGTGTTAGCAGGGCCAGGTGATCGTCGTGATGAAGATATCGCCAATATTGCTAAAGCTGCGGCAGGTCATTTTGATATTTACATCTGTAAGGCTGACGATAATCGTCGAGGTCGTGGTGTAGATGAAGTGCCTCAAATGTTAGCGGCAGCTTTAAAAGCTGAAGGTATTAAAGACTCACAAATATATTGTATTTCAGACGAAGTAGAGGCCATAGAAAAAGGTCTTGAATTAGCGAGTGCTGATGATTTATTAATGGTATTTGGCGATGCTATAACACGTTGTTGGAAACAAATTATTAACTTTAATGGTGTTAATGAACCTGAGCATGAAGCAGAGCAAACACCACGTCAAACCGTTGTTTCTATGCTAGAAACTAACGAGCCTGACACTTTTGTTTTAGAAACAGGCATGAAAATTGTGACCGATGAACGAGGCGTTCGTTTGGTATCAGAGCATGATGAAGAAAGTGACTAA
- the putA gene encoding bifunctional proline dehydrogenase/L-glutamate gamma-semialdehyde dehydrogenase PutA: MLFNGSFISDCPTRQKIRDFYRIDENTAVDHILPLAEVNVSARSRAWERARKMVLKIRNDQSGNGAIDALLNEYSLSSEEGVVLMCLAEALLRVPDKHTQDALIRDKISQGQWSSHLGSSESLFVNASSWGLLITGAMVNYADKRKQDSFGLLKKTIGRLGEPVIRKSMNYAMKVMGKQFVMGETIVAATERAAEKEQKGYVYSYDMLGEGARTMADAERYLKAYQDAIETIGKVARASGKNDPRRVPGISVKLSAIHPRYEFTHQARVMAEVVPKLKALCLQAKSYNIGLTVDAEESERLDISLDVIEAVFSDDELAGWDGFGIALQAYQKRAIFVVDWLRELTLRVNRKMMVRLVKGAYWDTEIKNAQKDGLKNFPVFTRKSSTDVSYHACANKLLEYRDTIYPQFATHNAYTAATIVELAGDDKEGFEFQCLHGMGDSLYDQIVSLESIQCRIYAPVGHHEDLLAYLVRRLLENGANSSFVNAIVDESQPVESLLEDPVEKTQRLKDKYNHQIIRPIALYHDKKGLGRDNSKGLDLTDINVITPLKLSLDNWFEANEINSSDLPEGAVAVMNPANHQEIIGFHHHHSKDDMLAMIDTAQTAFASWSQTPVTERAALLCRVADILERHTDELIALCIKEAGKVAQDGIDEVREAVDFCRYYADQAIEVAADERLEARGVVLCISPWNFPLAIFLGQVAAAIATGNTVLAKPAEQTSLIALRTIELMMSVGLPAGVVQAVIARGSEVGNVIIPDARIQTVMFTGSTETGTIISQTLADRGGDQVPLIAETGGQNCMIVDSTALPEQVVDDVISSGFQSAGQRCSALRVLFLQEDIADDVITMLKGALAELHVGNPEFLSTDIGPVIDQKALSALNAHSDYMKANGKLLYQCTLGEEITNNLAENEHFFFAPRLYEIDDISVLKKEVFGPCVHVVRFKGNDIEAVVDKINGTGFGLTMGIHTRIEHRAFELAKLSRAGNVYINRNMIGAIVGVQPFGGRGLSGTGPKAGGPNYLTRLVIEKATPDAEQFNLLPAQVEALDGDSQSDAESVLFMDIANAAEKAWRLTELNNRISCVRQLLAKIAHVGIVDDLAEDLNRTLTSARSQLIDIEKRMKKPTFLPGPTGESNILYLENRGNIICFADATVSFHFWVLSIVTALATGNTVISVVSDLYYDEAIAFRDKFLSTGAEEGVFQVARLRHLSTMLSHPALAGVVVDSNCDRKHYISEKLAERKGAILPVISSEYFDSLIQRLLTEKTVSIDTTASGGNTSLMTLVEED; this comes from the coding sequence ATGCTTTTTAATGGTTCGTTTATCTCAGATTGCCCTACTCGTCAAAAAATTCGTGATTTTTATCGAATTGATGAAAATACAGCGGTAGATCATATTTTGCCCCTTGCTGAAGTAAATGTAAGTGCCCGAAGTCGTGCTTGGGAAAGAGCACGTAAAATGGTGCTTAAAATACGTAATGACCAGTCAGGTAACGGCGCAATAGATGCCTTATTAAATGAGTATTCATTATCCAGTGAAGAAGGCGTGGTATTAATGTGTTTAGCCGAAGCTTTGCTGCGCGTGCCAGACAAACATACTCAAGATGCGCTTATTCGTGACAAAATTTCTCAAGGCCAATGGAGCTCACATTTAGGCAGCAGCGAATCATTATTCGTTAACGCTTCTTCATGGGGTTTATTAATCACTGGCGCGATGGTGAATTATGCCGATAAACGTAAGCAAGACAGCTTTGGTTTATTGAAAAAAACCATCGGACGTTTAGGTGAGCCAGTTATTCGTAAATCAATGAACTATGCCATGAAAGTTATGGGCAAACAGTTCGTGATGGGTGAAACCATTGTTGCCGCTACAGAGCGTGCTGCAGAAAAAGAGCAAAAAGGCTATGTATATTCTTACGATATGCTTGGTGAAGGCGCACGTACAATGGCCGATGCAGAACGTTACTTAAAAGCGTATCAAGATGCGATAGAAACCATTGGTAAAGTTGCTCGTGCTTCAGGTAAAAATGATCCACGTCGCGTACCAGGTATTTCGGTGAAGCTTTCTGCGATTCATCCGCGCTACGAATTTACTCACCAAGCACGTGTTATGGCAGAAGTGGTGCCAAAGCTTAAAGCGCTTTGCTTACAAGCAAAAAGTTACAACATTGGTTTAACGGTTGATGCAGAAGAGTCTGAACGTTTAGATATTTCGCTTGATGTGATTGAAGCGGTATTTAGTGATGACGAATTAGCCGGCTGGGATGGTTTTGGCATAGCTTTACAAGCGTATCAAAAACGTGCCATTTTCGTGGTCGATTGGTTACGTGAATTAACCTTGCGTGTTAATCGTAAAATGATGGTACGTTTGGTTAAAGGAGCCTACTGGGATACCGAGATTAAAAATGCCCAAAAAGATGGCCTCAAAAATTTCCCTGTATTCACGCGTAAATCGTCTACTGATGTTTCATACCACGCGTGTGCAAATAAGTTATTAGAATATAGAGATACAATTTACCCACAGTTTGCCACTCATAACGCCTACACAGCAGCCACTATTGTAGAATTAGCGGGTGATGATAAAGAAGGTTTTGAGTTTCAATGTTTACACGGTATGGGCGATTCGTTATACGACCAAATTGTATCTCTTGAAAGTATTCAGTGCCGTATTTATGCTCCTGTTGGTCACCATGAAGACTTACTCGCATACTTGGTTCGTCGTTTATTAGAAAATGGCGCTAACTCTTCTTTTGTTAACGCCATTGTTGATGAGTCTCAGCCTGTTGAGTCATTACTGGAAGATCCAGTTGAAAAAACTCAACGTTTAAAAGATAAATATAATCATCAAATTATCAGACCTATTGCCTTATATCATGATAAAAAAGGCTTGGGTCGCGATAATTCTAAAGGCTTAGATTTAACCGATATTAATGTGATTACCCCGTTAAAGTTATCATTAGATAACTGGTTTGAAGCGAACGAAATTAACAGTAGTGACCTTCCTGAAGGCGCGGTCGCTGTGATGAACCCTGCAAACCATCAAGAAATTATTGGTTTTCATCATCACCACAGCAAAGATGACATGCTTGCGATGATTGATACGGCGCAAACTGCTTTTGCTTCATGGTCACAAACGCCAGTTACCGAGCGTGCAGCACTATTATGCCGTGTTGCCGATATTCTTGAGCGCCATACTGACGAACTTATCGCCTTATGTATAAAAGAAGCTGGTAAAGTTGCTCAAGATGGTATTGATGAAGTACGTGAAGCTGTCGACTTCTGTCGTTATTATGCCGATCAAGCAATTGAAGTTGCTGCCGATGAACGTTTAGAAGCGCGTGGTGTAGTACTTTGTATTAGCCCATGGAATTTCCCATTAGCGATATTTTTAGGCCAAGTGGCTGCTGCTATTGCGACTGGTAATACGGTATTAGCAAAACCTGCTGAGCAAACCAGTTTAATTGCCTTGCGTACCATTGAATTAATGATGTCCGTTGGCTTGCCAGCAGGTGTAGTGCAAGCGGTAATTGCTCGTGGTAGCGAAGTAGGTAACGTAATTATTCCTGATGCGCGCATTCAAACCGTTATGTTTACTGGTTCAACGGAAACCGGCACCATTATTTCACAAACCTTAGCAGATAGAGGCGGCGATCAAGTGCCACTCATTGCTGAAACCGGCGGTCAAAACTGTATGATAGTTGACTCTACCGCTTTGCCTGAGCAAGTAGTAGACGATGTTATTTCTTCAGGCTTTCAATCAGCAGGTCAACGTTGCTCAGCCTTACGTGTATTATTCTTGCAAGAAGATATCGCAGATGATGTGATTACTATGCTTAAAGGCGCTTTAGCTGAATTACATGTTGGTAACCCAGAATTTTTAAGCACCGACATTGGCCCAGTTATCGACCAAAAAGCACTTTCTGCGCTTAATGCTCACAGCGATTACATGAAAGCTAATGGTAAATTGCTCTACCAGTGCACCCTAGGTGAAGAAATTACTAACAACCTCGCTGAAAACGAACATTTCTTTTTTGCGCCTCGTTTATATGAAATTGACGATATTAGTGTATTAAAGAAAGAGGTTTTTGGTCCATGTGTACATGTCGTTCGTTTTAAAGGCAATGACATAGAGGCTGTTGTTGATAAAATTAATGGTACTGGTTTTGGCTTAACCATGGGTATTCATACTCGTATTGAGCATCGTGCGTTTGAGCTAGCTAAACTGTCTCGCGCAGGTAATGTATACATTAACCGCAACATGATTGGCGCTATTGTTGGTGTGCAACCCTTTGGTGGCCGTGGCCTTTCAGGTACTGGACCAAAAGCCGGTGGACCAAACTACTTAACCCGTTTAGTTATAGAAAAAGCCACTCCTGATGCTGAGCAATTTAACTTACTGCCTGCACAAGTTGAAGCCTTAGACGGTGATAGTCAATCAGATGCTGAATCCGTATTGTTTATGGATATAGCCAATGCGGCTGAAAAAGCATGGCGCTTAACAGAACTCAATAATCGTATTTCTTGTGTACGTCAACTCTTAGCAAAAATTGCTCATGTAGGTATTGTTGATGATTTAGCGGAAGATTTAAACCGTACGCTAACATCAGCGCGTTCACAGTTAATTGATATTGAAAAACGCATGAAAAAGCCAACATTTTTACCGGGACCAACAGGTGAATCTAATATTTTGTATTTAGAAAACCGCGGTAATATTATATGTTTTGCTGATGCAACCGTAAGCTTTCACTTCTGGGTACTTTCAATTGTAACGGCGCTAGCAACGGGTAATACCGTGATCAGTGTTGTATCAGATTTGTATTACGATGAAGCCATCGCTTTTAGAGATAAGTTTCTTTCTACTGGTGCAGAAGAAGGCGTATTCCAAGTAGCTCGTTTACGTCATTTATCAACTATGTTATCGCATCCTGCGTTAGCCGGTGTGGTGGTTGACAGTAACTGTGATCGTAAACATTACATCAGCGAAAAATTAGCGGAACGTAAAGGTGCAATTTTACCGGTCATCAGCTCTGAATACTTTGATAGCTTAATTCAGCGTTTGTTAACTGAAAAAACCGTCAGCATTGATACTACAGCCTCTGGTGGTAACACGTCATTAATGACTTTGGTTGAAGAAGATTAA
- a CDS encoding prepilin-type N-terminal cleavage/methylation domain-containing protein, producing the protein MFNHQNKRINQSGFTLIELVVVIIIIGILAATAAPKLINISSEANMAVLKSMGGAVLSGAKSVYTKSLIAGVQDQQKTTIDLNGDGVDDVEVSSGYPSASRGNGISKIMASNFVTEWTWSTTYGDTRFWLTTASLGGRSGQYVNQTAVLASGCYILYDPALAPGDSPSISYVTTDC; encoded by the coding sequence ATGTTTAATCACCAAAATAAACGCATAAACCAATCAGGCTTTACATTAATTGAACTAGTCGTTGTCATTATTATTATCGGGATTCTAGCCGCTACAGCCGCTCCAAAATTAATTAATATTAGCTCAGAGGCTAATATGGCTGTTTTAAAATCGATGGGAGGCGCCGTTTTATCAGGTGCTAAATCAGTTTATACAAAATCATTAATCGCTGGAGTACAGGATCAACAAAAAACGACTATCGATCTTAATGGCGATGGTGTCGATGACGTTGAGGTATCTTCTGGTTACCCAAGTGCGAGTAGAGGTAATGGTATTTCAAAAATAATGGCCAGTAACTTTGTAACTGAGTGGACGTGGTCTACAACCTACGGTGATACACGTTTTTGGTTAACTACCGCTTCATTAGGTGGCCGCTCAGGACAGTATGTTAATCAAACTGCCGTTCTAGCAAGCGGTTGTTATATTCTTTATGATCCTGCATTAGCTCCAGGGGACTCGCCCTCAATCAGTTACGTTACAACAGACTGCTAG
- a CDS encoding cyanophycinase, with translation MLQRFVELCGGENAYIVIIPTASQLEETGPNYEDVFHELGVQKAISLPINDREDANSDEYLAELNKATGIFITGGNQLRLSTILGGTPVAQSIRSRNADGVHVAGTSAGAAIMPEHMIAGGRTGALPNEEGVTFAPGMGLINKVIIDQHFSQRNRLGRLLSAISYNPFASGLGICENTAAFIDPSGILEVVGHGSITVVDPADLSHSSMADANRGEAITLIGLKLHVLGPGATYCINERVATPAS, from the coding sequence ATTCTACAACGTTTTGTTGAGCTTTGTGGCGGAGAAAATGCATACATTGTGATTATTCCTACCGCTTCACAACTTGAAGAAACAGGGCCTAATTACGAAGATGTATTTCATGAATTAGGCGTGCAAAAAGCCATTTCTTTACCGATCAATGATCGTGAAGATGCAAATAGTGATGAATACCTTGCTGAATTAAATAAAGCTACCGGTATATTTATTACCGGTGGTAATCAATTACGCTTGTCTACTATTTTAGGTGGCACACCAGTAGCGCAGAGTATTCGGTCACGTAATGCTGATGGTGTGCATGTTGCAGGCACATCTGCAGGTGCAGCTATTATGCCTGAGCATATGATCGCTGGCGGTCGCACTGGCGCGTTGCCAAATGAGGAAGGGGTTACTTTTGCTCCGGGCATGGGTTTAATTAATAAAGTTATTATTGATCAGCACTTTAGCCAAAGAAATCGTTTAGGCCGTTTGCTATCAGCTATTTCTTACAACCCTTTTGCTTCAGGCTTAGGGATTTGTGAAAATACTGCCGCTTTTATTGATCCATCTGGAATTTTAGAAGTCGTTGGTCATGGTAGCATCACGGTAGTAGACCCTGCTGATTTATCACACAGTTCAATGGCAGATGCTAATAGAGGCGAAGCTATTACGCTAATTGGTCTTAAATTACATGTACTTGGGCCAGGCGCAACTTACTGTATTAACGAAAGAGTAGCTACACCAGCTAGCTAA
- the iadA gene encoding beta-aspartyl-peptidase, protein MKINQPMLQLLCNVNIYAPTPLGIKDVLIAGNKIAAIYDHGQGQIDIPKQWHVNIINFEGATLTPGFIDSHAHITGGGGEAGFATQVPPVGLTEFTHAGVTTVVGLLGTDDTTRSTENLLSRVYGLREEGMSAYCWTGGYHYPLTTITGSAKSDIVFLEPVIGIGEFAISDHRSSQPTFEEVIRLASETHVAGLITGKAGIIHFHLGDGEKRLALIEQAIRDTELPARVFNPTHVNRNKALFEDSCKLLTQGCHIDLTAFPAGTAQPGWEASDAIEMAIERQLPLEQITLSSDGGGCLPCFDPQGELVHMDFGRASTLGETLVETLHKGLPLEQVLPMLTSNVANILRFKNKGQIAVGFDADLLIMNEKYEITDVMAQGVWHKQNNQTIIKGTFE, encoded by the coding sequence ATGAAAATTAACCAACCAATGCTCCAATTATTGTGTAATGTAAATATTTACGCACCTACGCCCCTAGGCATTAAAGATGTTTTGATTGCAGGTAATAAAATTGCCGCCATTTATGATCATGGGCAAGGGCAGATCGACATTCCTAAACAGTGGCACGTTAATATCATTAATTTTGAGGGCGCCACATTAACACCAGGTTTTATTGATAGTCATGCCCATATTACGGGTGGTGGTGGTGAAGCCGGCTTTGCAACACAAGTTCCACCAGTAGGCCTTACTGAATTTACTCATGCTGGCGTTACAACCGTTGTTGGTTTGCTCGGTACTGATGATACAACACGCAGTACTGAAAACTTGTTAAGTCGAGTTTATGGCCTTCGTGAAGAAGGTATGTCTGCTTATTGCTGGACAGGTGGTTATCATTATCCTTTAACCACTATAACCGGCAGTGCTAAATCAGATATCGTTTTTCTTGAACCGGTTATTGGTATTGGTGAATTTGCTATAAGTGATCATCGTTCTAGCCAGCCAACCTTTGAAGAAGTTATCCGCCTTGCCAGTGAAACTCATGTTGCAGGTTTAATCACAGGTAAAGCCGGTATTATTCATTTTCATTTAGGTGACGGTGAAAAAAGATTAGCACTAATAGAACAAGCGATCAGAGATACAGAACTACCAGCACGGGTGTTTAATCCAACTCATGTTAATCGCAACAAAGCGTTGTTTGAAGATAGTTGCAAATTACTAACGCAAGGTTGTCATATTGATTTAACCGCATTTCCTGCCGGTACAGCACAACCAGGTTGGGAAGCGAGTGACGCGATTGAAATGGCTATTGAAAGACAATTGCCTTTAGAACAAATAACCCTTAGCTCGGATGGTGGAGGTTGCTTGCCTTGTTTTGACCCACAAGGTGAATTAGTGCATATGGATTTTGGTCGAGCGAGTACGCTAGGAGAAACCTTAGTGGAAACTTTACATAAAGGTTTACCACTGGAGCAAGTTCTCCCAATGTTAACAAGTAATGTTGCTAATATTTTACGCTTTAAAAACAAAGGGCAAATTGCTGTTGGTTTTGACGCTGATTTATTAATAATGAACGAAAAATATGAAATTACTGATGTGATGGCGCAGGGTGTATGGCACAAGCAAAACAATCAGACAATTATCAAAGGTACATTTGAATAG